From Solidesulfovibrio carbinoliphilus subsp. oakridgensis, the proteins below share one genomic window:
- a CDS encoding GGDEF domain-containing protein → MSNRVVRCWQRLGITSKLWFAFSLLFVFFAMGATAGYVGLVVVREAETDILANMEIRHNVLEMEGQLEKARRLYRDFIIFAPEVGFEKAQELYSQPAQAVAARVIAISEELKRSLGATRPTGAIARRNVDINLFSATARRFSQTLLSENALVTTLSDPQSGLEARLGAIMEQLGQIVAGSTNAVLLLREVDVLEKQYRITRQRPSMQAALNKIEALRRSLAGDAELSPAQRQEAEKRIRDYVLVTGSILDTVVALTANSNDFALQARAVDPISEELKSLSAVEVERARGRIRWASIIAGGIILASALLGLGCIIAVGKVLHASITSKIVALTRHASAIRAGHLDVVASNGGADELGVLAETFNAMTHRIRDLVENLEEKVRQRTQELAQTNRELDHKNQALAVLSLTDRLTGLCNRRKIDQAVRAEWRRAKRYGTPFSAVMIDLDNFKDINDRFGHGKGDEVLVRVADILIAMTRETDTVGRWGGEEFLLICPQTGLRAAMSLAENIRQEIAATEFPSIGGLTASFGLAAFSGDADPRQIVDRADAALYQAKAKGRNRIEGGDPDAMAGAARA, encoded by the coding sequence ATGAGTAACCGCGTGGTCCGTTGCTGGCAGCGGCTTGGCATCACGAGCAAACTCTGGTTCGCGTTTTCCCTGCTCTTCGTCTTTTTCGCCATGGGCGCGACCGCCGGCTATGTCGGGCTGGTCGTGGTGCGGGAAGCCGAAACCGATATCCTGGCCAACATGGAGATCCGGCACAACGTGCTCGAAATGGAAGGCCAGCTGGAAAAAGCCCGCCGCCTGTACCGCGATTTCATCATTTTCGCTCCTGAGGTGGGTTTCGAGAAGGCCCAGGAACTCTACAGCCAGCCGGCCCAGGCCGTGGCGGCCCGGGTGATCGCGATCAGCGAGGAACTCAAGCGGTCGCTTGGGGCCACGCGGCCCACCGGCGCCATTGCCCGGCGAAACGTGGATATCAACCTTTTTTCGGCCACGGCCCGGCGTTTCTCCCAGACCCTGCTCAGCGAAAACGCCCTGGTCACCACCCTGTCCGATCCGCAGTCCGGCCTGGAGGCCCGTCTGGGCGCCATCATGGAACAGTTGGGCCAGATCGTGGCGGGCTCGACAAACGCGGTCCTTTTGCTGCGCGAGGTCGACGTGCTGGAAAAGCAGTACCGGATCACCCGCCAGCGGCCCTCCATGCAAGCCGCCCTCAACAAGATCGAGGCGCTGCGGCGGTCCCTGGCCGGCGATGCGGAACTTTCGCCGGCGCAGCGGCAGGAGGCGGAAAAGCGCATCCGCGACTACGTCCTGGTCACGGGCAGCATTCTCGACACCGTGGTGGCCCTGACCGCCAACAGCAACGACTTCGCGCTCCAGGCCAGGGCCGTGGATCCCATCTCCGAGGAACTGAAGTCCCTGTCCGCGGTCGAGGTGGAGCGGGCCCGGGGCCGCATCCGGTGGGCGAGCATCATCGCCGGCGGGATCATCCTCGCCTCGGCCCTGCTCGGCCTCGGCTGCATCATTGCCGTCGGCAAGGTGCTGCACGCCTCCATCACCAGCAAGATCGTGGCCCTCACCCGCCATGCCTCGGCCATCCGGGCCGGGCATCTGGATGTGGTCGCGTCCAATGGCGGCGCCGACGAGCTGGGCGTGCTGGCCGAAACCTTCAACGCCATGACCCATCGCATCCGGGACCTGGTCGAGAACCTGGAAGAGAAGGTCCGGCAGCGGACCCAGGAACTGGCCCAGACCAACCGGGAGCTGGACCACAAGAACCAGGCCCTGGCCGTCCTGTCCCTGACCGACCGCCTGACCGGGCTGTGCAACCGGCGCAAGATCGACCAGGCCGTGCGGGCCGAGTGGCGGCGGGCCAAGCGGTACGGCACGCCGTTTTCCGCGGTCATGATCGATCTCGACAATTTCAAGGACATCAACGACCGGTTCGGCCACGGCAAGGGCGACGAGGTCCTGGTTCGCGTGGCCGACATCCTGATCGCCATGACCCGGGAGACGGACACCGTGGGCCGGTGGGGCGGGGAGGAATTCCTGCTCATCTGCCCGCAGACGGGCCTTCGGGCGGCCATGTCCCTGGCCGAGAACATCCGGCAGGAGATCGCGGCCACGGAGTTTCCGTCCATCGGCGGCCTGACCGCCAGCTTCGGCCTGGCCGCCTTCAGCGGCGACGCCGATCCGAGACAGATCGTGGACCGGGCCGACGCGGCCCTGTATCAGGCCAAGGCCAAGGGCCGAAACCGCATCGAAGGCGGCGACCCCGACGCCATGGCCGGCGCGGCCCGGGCGTA
- a CDS encoding branched-chain amino acid ABC transporter substrate-binding protein: MRRIPMRILGGLVLAAMLGIALAVFPIERKSPCTDPLGCVVIAPGEPIAIGVIESLTGEVAILGKEQVRGLELALDHRGGKVRGHPVDLRIEDTGCRPEGGANAALRIVSDPAVVAIFGTTCSGDAATAAQVMTEAGLSMISGNNSAPFLTAIGGRKAPKWQPGYFRTAPNEEYSGPAAARYAYEKLGVESAAIIHDGDIYTRGLAEGFRAEFERLGGRTTLFGAVDKGDADMKPVLEAVAASGAELLFFPLFQPEGNHLLLAARRMPALRNTVLMSDGALIDGTFIEAMGQNAVGMYFVGPTPPTPNDRVRALESEYRRKYGEAPPTLYYCNAFDAASILLDTLGQVAAKASDGSLSIGRQALRDALARTRDYPGVTGKLTCDRFGDCATPRFNVLRLEDPALGVAGLTANVVYTYAPRSGHE; this comes from the coding sequence GTGCGTCGGATACCCATGCGCATCCTGGGTGGCTTGGTTCTGGCCGCCATGCTGGGCATCGCCCTGGCCGTCTTTCCGATAGAGAGGAAAAGCCCCTGCACCGATCCTCTCGGGTGCGTGGTCATTGCCCCGGGCGAGCCCATCGCCATCGGTGTCATCGAATCCCTCACCGGCGAGGTGGCCATCCTCGGCAAGGAGCAGGTGCGCGGCCTGGAGCTGGCCCTGGACCACCGGGGAGGCAAGGTCCGCGGCCACCCCGTGGACCTCCGCATCGAGGACACCGGCTGCCGGCCCGAAGGCGGCGCCAACGCGGCCCTGCGCATCGTTTCCGACCCGGCGGTGGTGGCCATCTTCGGCACGACCTGCTCCGGGGACGCCGCAACCGCCGCCCAGGTCATGACCGAGGCCGGCCTGTCCATGATTTCCGGCAACAACAGCGCGCCCTTTCTGACGGCCATCGGCGGCAGAAAGGCCCCCAAATGGCAGCCCGGCTATTTCCGCACCGCGCCCAACGAGGAATATTCCGGCCCGGCCGCCGCCCGCTACGCCTACGAAAAGCTTGGTGTCGAAAGCGCGGCCATCATCCATGACGGCGACATCTACACCCGGGGGCTGGCCGAGGGATTTCGCGCCGAATTCGAGCGGCTTGGCGGTCGGACCACGCTCTTTGGCGCAGTCGACAAGGGTGACGCGGACATGAAGCCCGTGCTCGAGGCCGTGGCCGCCTCCGGGGCGGAGCTGCTCTTTTTCCCGCTCTTCCAGCCCGAGGGCAACCACCTCCTCCTGGCCGCCCGCCGGATGCCGGCCCTTCGGAACACGGTCCTCATGAGCGACGGGGCGCTCATCGACGGCACCTTCATCGAGGCGATGGGGCAAAACGCCGTGGGCATGTATTTCGTGGGCCCGACCCCCCCGACCCCCAACGACAGGGTGCGGGCCCTGGAAAGCGAATACCGGCGAAAATACGGCGAAGCCCCCCCTACCCTGTACTATTGCAACGCCTTCGACGCCGCGAGCATCCTGCTCGATACCCTGGGCCAGGTGGCGGCCAAGGCGTCCGACGGGTCGCTTTCCATCGGCCGTCAGGCCCTGCGCGACGCCTTGGCCCGAACCCGCGACTATCCGGGCGTGACCGGAAAGCTGACCTGCGATCGGTTTGGCGACTGCGCCACCCCGCGCTTCAATGTCCTGCGCCTCGAGGATCCGGCCCTGGGCGTGGCCGGGCTGACGGCCAATGTCGTCTACACCTATGCCCCGCGAAGCGGGCATGAGTAA
- a CDS encoding IclR family transcriptional regulator, whose amino-acid sequence MDKKGKTSETLAKGLAILDLLGVEDAGYTLGEIAARVGISKTSAHRYVNTFCAQGHLARDPRSGLYRLGVRTVALALAVTERNELVRVVKPLADDAAKRHGLHVDVGILANDSIFLIYRKDSPDTRAFRSFSYASALHYLAAGKAAMAFLDPGPLRELVGRLDLVGKTERTITDRETLLAELALVRELGYARNNEESLPGLIAIGAPLFSLRTGAVIGAVSFDSSTATYSMKAFEDQFAGYLVELAKKLSAVVSL is encoded by the coding sequence GTGGACAAAAAAGGCAAGACATCCGAAACGCTGGCCAAGGGGCTGGCCATCCTGGACCTTCTCGGGGTCGAGGACGCCGGCTATACCCTGGGCGAGATCGCGGCCCGGGTCGGCATCAGCAAGACCTCGGCCCACCGGTATGTCAACACCTTCTGCGCCCAGGGCCATCTGGCCCGCGACCCCCGCTCCGGCCTCTACCGCCTGGGCGTGCGCACCGTGGCCCTGGCCCTGGCCGTGACCGAACGCAACGAACTCGTGCGCGTGGTCAAGCCCCTGGCCGACGACGCGGCAAAGCGCCACGGCCTCCACGTCGATGTCGGCATCCTGGCCAACGATTCCATTTTCCTCATCTACCGCAAGGATTCCCCGGACACCCGGGCCTTTCGTTCCTTCAGCTACGCCTCGGCCCTGCACTATCTGGCCGCCGGCAAGGCCGCCATGGCCTTTCTCGACCCCGGGCCCCTGCGGGAACTCGTCGGCCGCCTGGATCTGGTCGGCAAGACCGAGCGGACCATCACCGACCGGGAAACGCTCCTGGCCGAGCTGGCCCTGGTCCGGGAACTCGGTTACGCTCGCAACAACGAGGAGTCCCTGCCCGGCCTCATCGCCATCGGGGCCCCGCTTTTTTCCCTGCGTACCGGCGCGGTCATCGGCGCGGTCAGCTTCGACTCGTCCACCGCGACCTATTCCATGAAGGCGTTTGAAGACCAGTTCGCCGGCTACCTGGTGGAACTGGCCAAAAAATTGTCGGCCGTGGTCTCGCTGTGA
- a CDS encoding ABC transporter substrate-binding protein: protein MRKLLLLCLALVLGFANAAWSADDVVRIGVFLPLTGQNAFGGQLELEGVQMANKETPTVLGKKVELFVVDNKSDKVEAANAVQRLIEKEKVQAIIGTYGSSLAMAGGEVAEKARIPVVATSATNPLVTQGKKYIFRVCFIDPYQGAGAATYAYKNLGLKKAAMLVDVANDYSVGLSKYFERSFTKLGGKMVATLNYQSGDQDFTAQLTKIISEKPDVLFIPSYFAEGAIIMKQAAELGATFKIMGGDAMDNPKITDIGGKAVEGFIHTTFPYDPSMKNMSPMAKKFTDSWKALYPGKEPNVNSALGYDAYMLILDAITRTGKADPESITKALAETKGFVGVTGTTTINATHDAEKPVGIVEIKSGKKTYEGEIVPEL, encoded by the coding sequence ATGCGTAAACTGCTGCTTCTGTGTCTGGCCCTGGTCCTGGGCTTTGCCAACGCGGCCTGGAGCGCCGACGACGTGGTCCGGATCGGCGTCTTCCTGCCGCTGACCGGCCAGAACGCCTTCGGCGGCCAGCTCGAACTCGAAGGCGTCCAGATGGCCAACAAGGAGACCCCCACCGTGCTCGGCAAGAAGGTCGAGCTCTTCGTGGTGGACAACAAGTCCGACAAGGTCGAGGCCGCCAACGCGGTCCAGCGCCTGATCGAAAAGGAAAAAGTCCAGGCCATCATCGGCACCTACGGCTCCTCCCTGGCCATGGCCGGCGGCGAGGTGGCGGAAAAGGCCCGCATCCCCGTGGTGGCCACCAGCGCCACCAACCCCCTCGTGACCCAGGGCAAGAAGTACATCTTCCGGGTCTGCTTCATCGATCCCTACCAGGGCGCCGGCGCGGCCACCTACGCCTACAAGAACCTGGGGCTCAAAAAGGCCGCCATGCTGGTGGACGTGGCCAACGACTACTCCGTCGGCCTGTCGAAGTACTTCGAGCGCTCCTTCACCAAGCTCGGCGGCAAGATGGTCGCCACCCTCAACTACCAGTCCGGCGACCAGGACTTCACCGCCCAGCTGACCAAGATCATCAGCGAAAAGCCCGACGTCCTTTTCATTCCCTCCTACTTCGCCGAGGGCGCCATCATCATGAAGCAGGCCGCCGAACTCGGCGCCACCTTCAAGATCATGGGCGGCGACGCCATGGACAACCCCAAGATCACGGACATCGGCGGCAAGGCCGTGGAAGGATTCATCCACACCACCTTCCCCTACGACCCGTCCATGAAGAACATGAGCCCCATGGCCAAGAAGTTCACCGACAGCTGGAAGGCCCTGTATCCCGGCAAGGAGCCCAACGTGAACTCGGCCCTTGGCTACGACGCCTACATGCTGATCCTCGACGCCATCACCCGGACCGGCAAGGCCGATCCCGAGTCCATCACCAAGGCCCTGGCCGAGACCAAGGGTTTTGTGGGCGTGACCGGCACCACCACGATCAACGCCACCCATGACGCGGAAAAGCCCGTGGGCATCGTGGAGATCAAAAGCGGCAAGAAGACCTATGAAGGCGAAATCGTCCCCGAACTCTAA
- a CDS encoding branched-chain amino acid ABC transporter permease — MNLATFVQHLLNSLTLGSLYALVAIGYTMVYGILRLINFAHSEIFMLGAYFVFWGITLGHLPWPVAMVLAIAVTASLGVLVDQVAYRPLRDAPRISALISSIGVSFFLQNVAIVFFQAIPREVYRPSWLENPILMGDVRVLPLTLFVPLLSLALMLGLVYIVYRTKTGLGMRAISKDIETSYLMGVPVNRVIAITFGIGSALAAASGIMWALRYPQLQPIMGTIPGFKAFIAAVFGGIGSIQGAVVGGLALGFIEIMTVAFFPDLAGYRDAFAFVLLILVLMVKPTGLFGERPEDKV, encoded by the coding sequence ATGAATTTGGCCACGTTCGTCCAGCATCTCTTAAACAGCCTGACGCTTGGCAGCCTCTACGCCCTGGTGGCCATCGGCTACACCATGGTCTACGGCATTCTGCGCCTGATCAACTTCGCCCACAGCGAAATCTTCATGCTCGGGGCCTATTTCGTTTTCTGGGGCATCACCCTCGGCCACCTGCCCTGGCCCGTGGCCATGGTGCTCGCCATCGCCGTGACCGCAAGCCTCGGCGTGCTGGTCGACCAGGTGGCCTACCGGCCGCTTCGCGACGCCCCGCGCATCTCGGCCCTCATCAGCTCGATCGGCGTCTCCTTTTTCCTGCAAAACGTGGCCATCGTCTTTTTCCAGGCCATCCCCCGGGAGGTCTACCGCCCGTCCTGGCTGGAAAATCCCATTCTCATGGGCGATGTGCGCGTCCTGCCGCTGACCCTTTTCGTCCCCCTGCTCTCGCTGGCCCTCATGCTCGGCCTGGTCTACATCGTCTACCGGACCAAGACCGGCCTTGGCATGCGGGCCATCAGCAAGGACATCGAGACGAGTTACCTCATGGGCGTGCCCGTCAACCGGGTCATCGCCATCACCTTCGGCATCGGCTCGGCCCTGGCCGCGGCCAGCGGCATCATGTGGGCCCTGCGCTACCCGCAGCTCCAGCCCATCATGGGCACCATCCCGGGGTTCAAGGCGTTTATCGCCGCCGTCTTCGGGGGCATCGGCTCCATCCAGGGGGCGGTCGTCGGCGGCCTGGCCCTGGGCTTCATCGAGATCATGACCGTGGCCTTTTTTCCCGACCTGGCCGGCTACCGGGACGCGTTCGCCTTCGTGCTCCTGATCCTGGTCCTTATGGTCAAACCGACCGGCCTTTTCGGCGAACGACCGGAGGATAAAGTCTGA
- a CDS encoding branched-chain amino acid ABC transporter permease has product MRRGRTILLNVLALAALGLFLAFAEANCDGYQIQILNLIAINIILALSLNLIYGFTGLFSLGHAGFMAIGAYVCSILIMTPEQKDTLFILQPAFDWVVAAHAPFLVAVLAGGAVAALFGVIVGFPLLRLGDDYLGIATLGFAEIIRVVANNIPRLTNGALGFKGIPSYANLWWNYGFAVITLYVIVRLLQSNTGNVLKAIRDDETASKAMGVDVFRYKLLSFAVGSFFAGVGGALIASLLTTIDPKMFLFTLTFNVLMIVVAGGLGSLSGSVLAGIGITVLLEWLRIVENPVDVLGFSLPGIPGMRMVVFSLALIVIILFRREGLMGMRELTWRSIAGVFSRGKA; this is encoded by the coding sequence ATGCGACGCGGCCGCACCATTTTGCTCAATGTCCTCGCCCTGGCGGCCCTCGGCCTTTTCCTGGCTTTCGCCGAGGCCAACTGCGACGGATACCAGATCCAGATCCTGAACCTCATTGCCATCAACATCATCCTGGCCCTGTCCCTGAACCTCATTTACGGGTTCACGGGCCTTTTCAGCCTCGGGCACGCCGGCTTCATGGCCATCGGCGCCTATGTCTGCTCGATCCTCATCATGACGCCCGAGCAGAAGGACACCCTTTTCATCCTCCAGCCGGCCTTCGACTGGGTGGTGGCCGCCCATGCGCCGTTTCTGGTGGCCGTCCTGGCCGGCGGGGCCGTGGCGGCGCTTTTCGGGGTCATCGTCGGCTTTCCGCTCCTGCGCCTTGGCGACGACTACCTCGGCATCGCCACCCTGGGCTTTGCCGAGATCATCCGGGTGGTGGCCAACAACATCCCGCGCCTGACCAACGGCGCCCTCGGCTTCAAGGGCATCCCGTCCTACGCCAACCTGTGGTGGAACTACGGCTTCGCCGTCATCACCCTCTACGTCATCGTGCGGCTGCTCCAGAGCAACACCGGGAACGTGCTCAAGGCCATCCGCGACGACGAGACCGCGTCCAAGGCCATGGGCGTGGACGTCTTCCGCTACAAGCTCCTGTCCTTCGCGGTGGGCTCGTTTTTCGCCGGCGTCGGCGGCGCCCTGATCGCGAGCCTGCTGACCACCATCGATCCCAAGATGTTCCTCTTCACGCTGACGTTCAACGTGCTCATGATCGTGGTGGCCGGGGGGCTGGGGTCGCTTTCCGGATCGGTCCTGGCCGGGATCGGCATCACCGTGCTGCTCGAATGGCTGCGCATCGTGGAAAACCCGGTGGATGTCCTCGGGTTCTCCCTGCCGGGCATTCCGGGCATGCGCATGGTGGTCTTCTCCCTGGCCCTTATCGTCATCATCCTCTTTCGTCGCGAGGGCCTCATGGGCATGCGCGAACTGACCTGGCGCTCCATCGCCGGCGTCTTCTCCCGGGGGAAGGCTTGA
- a CDS encoding ABC transporter ATP-binding protein has protein sequence MPNDVILETRDLTMRFGGLLAVSDFSVSIARGSITGLIGPNGAGKTTCFNMITGFYRPTSGEVLFEGRPIGGLPPHKVCKAGVARTFQNIRLFTNETVLENVMIGRHLRQKTGWLQTLVFTPASTREDRAIRSHCLELLDVVGLADLAGEKASSLSYGAQRRLEIARALATGPSFLLLDEPAAGMNPQESEDLMGFVRAIRDDFKLTVLLIEHDMKVVMGICEHIFVLDYGQIIAAGPPEAIRNDPKVILAYLGEEDLHA, from the coding sequence ATGCCAAACGACGTGATTCTCGAAACCCGCGACCTGACCATGCGTTTTGGCGGGCTCCTGGCCGTGTCCGATTTCTCCGTGTCCATCGCCCGGGGGAGCATCACCGGGCTTATCGGCCCCAACGGCGCCGGCAAGACCACCTGCTTCAACATGATCACCGGCTTTTACCGCCCGACCTCGGGCGAGGTCCTCTTCGAGGGCCGGCCCATCGGCGGCCTGCCGCCGCACAAGGTCTGCAAGGCCGGCGTGGCCCGGACGTTTCAGAACATACGCCTCTTCACCAACGAGACCGTGCTCGAAAACGTCATGATCGGCCGCCACCTGCGCCAGAAGACCGGCTGGCTGCAAACGCTCGTCTTCACCCCGGCCTCCACCCGCGAGGACCGGGCCATCCGAAGCCACTGTCTGGAGCTCCTCGACGTGGTCGGCCTGGCCGACCTGGCCGGGGAAAAGGCGTCGAGCCTGTCCTACGGGGCCCAGCGCCGCCTGGAGATCGCCCGGGCCCTGGCCACCGGGCCGTCCTTTCTCCTTTTGGACGAACCGGCCGCCGGCATGAACCCCCAGGAATCCGAGGATCTCATGGGCTTCGTGCGGGCCATCCGCGACGACTTCAAGCTCACCGTCCTTTTGATCGAACACGACATGAAGGTGGTCATGGGGATTTGCGAACACATCTTTGTCCTGGACTACGGCCAGATCATCGCGGCAGGCCCCCCCGAGGCCATCCGGAACGACCCCAAGGTCATCCTGGCCTATCTCGGCGAGGAGGACCTCCATGCTTGA
- a CDS encoding ABC transporter ATP-binding protein, with translation MLEIRDLHIAYGGIQAVKGISLDVPKGQIVTLIGANGAGKSSTLRAISGLCKNRRGTIAWNGKDITGLDPVGIVKAGIVMSPEGRRIFPHLTVLENLHLGAYSRSDKDGIARDLAWVLELFPRLSERRNQKGGTLSGGEQQMLAVGRALMSEPDLVMLDEPSLGLAPLLVREVFDIIRTINAKGMTVLLVEQNAYAALKVAHYAYVLETGVVTLQGTGEELIADERVRAAYLGG, from the coding sequence ATGCTTGAGATCCGCGACCTCCACATTGCCTACGGCGGCATCCAGGCCGTCAAAGGCATCTCCCTCGATGTCCCCAAGGGCCAGATCGTGACCCTGATCGGGGCCAACGGCGCGGGGAAAAGCAGCACGCTGCGCGCCATTTCGGGCCTCTGCAAAAACCGGCGCGGCACCATCGCCTGGAACGGCAAGGACATCACGGGCCTGGACCCGGTCGGCATCGTCAAGGCCGGCATCGTCATGTCCCCCGAGGGCCGGCGCATCTTCCCGCACCTGACGGTCCTCGAAAACCTGCACCTCGGGGCCTACAGCCGCAGCGACAAGGACGGCATTGCCAGGGACCTGGCCTGGGTCCTCGAACTCTTCCCGCGCCTGAGCGAACGGCGCAACCAGAAAGGCGGCACCCTTTCCGGCGGCGAGCAGCAGATGCTGGCCGTCGGCCGGGCCCTCATGAGCGAGCCGGACCTGGTCATGCTCGACGAGCCGAGCCTCGGTCTCGCCCCGCTGCTCGTCCGCGAAGTCTTCGACATCATCCGCACCATAAACGCCAAGGGCATGACCGTGCTCCTGGTCGAGCAAAACGCCTACGCAGCCCTCAAGGTGGCCCACTACGCCTACGTGCTCGAAACCGGCGTCGTCACCCTCCAGGGCACCGGCGAGGAACTCATCGCCGACGAACGCGTGCGGGCGGCCTATCTGGGCGGGTAG
- a CDS encoding asparaginase domain-containing protein, translating into MQIAVFSMGGTIDKVYFDDLSDYTVGDPQVGPILRAANVDLDFEVIEVARKDSLYVTDEERSTLRDRIAADPRRLVLVTHGTDTMAETAKVLSGLPDKVIVLTGAMSPARFAASDATFNVGCAVGAVQSLPPGVYIAMNGRVFAAGAVRKNRDKGRFEPLP; encoded by the coding sequence ATGCAAATAGCCGTCTTTTCCATGGGCGGGACCATCGACAAGGTCTATTTCGACGACCTGTCGGACTACACCGTGGGCGATCCGCAGGTCGGGCCGATCCTTCGCGCGGCCAATGTGGACCTGGACTTCGAGGTCATCGAGGTGGCCAGGAAGGACAGCCTGTATGTGACCGACGAGGAGCGCTCGACGCTTCGCGACCGCATCGCGGCCGACCCGAGGCGCCTGGTCCTTGTCACCCACGGCACGGACACCATGGCCGAAACCGCCAAGGTGCTCTCCGGCCTGCCGGACAAGGTCATCGTCCTGACCGGGGCCATGAGCCCGGCCCGGTTCGCCGCCTCGGACGCGACGTTTAACGTCGGCTGCGCCGTGGGCGCGGTCCAGTCCCTGCCGCCAGGGGTCTACATCGCCATGAATGGCCGGGTCTTCGCGGCCGGGGCCGTGCGCAAGAACCGCGACAAGGGGCGCTTCGAGCCTTTGCCCTGA
- a CDS encoding threonine ammonia-lyase → MIELEDVRAAALRLAPRLRPTPFLHSRVLSELTGAHVMVKFENHQFTASFKERGALNKLLTLDADQRARGVSAMSAGNHAQGVAYHARQLGIPATIVMPAATPSVKVEHTKAHGATVILAGETLAEANAEAERVTRERSLTFIHPFDDPEVMAGQGTVALEMLDVCPDLEVIVCPIGGGGLISGVATAAKGVRPGIEVVGVQAACYPSMLCELRGEPLQGEGNTIAEGIAVKFPGKLTSEVVRARVDAVLLVEEPQLEEAVALYLFVEKTVAEGAGAAALAALLARPTRFKNRKVGLILSGGNIDPRLLAQVITRQLIRDGRIVTLRLTLGDRPGGLARVTGVLRDLGANIMEIQHHRTLLALPAKEASIEISFEARDREHGQSVVDALRAAGFTPVVV, encoded by the coding sequence ATGATCGAACTCGAAGATGTCCGGGCCGCCGCCCTTCGGCTGGCCCCAAGGCTTCGGCCCACTCCGTTCCTCCATTCCCGGGTGCTGTCCGAACTGACCGGGGCCCACGTGATGGTCAAGTTCGAGAACCATCAGTTCACGGCCTCGTTCAAGGAACGGGGGGCCTTGAACAAGCTTTTGACCCTGGACGCGGACCAGCGGGCCCGGGGCGTGTCCGCCATGTCCGCCGGCAACCATGCCCAGGGCGTGGCCTACCATGCCCGCCAGCTCGGCATCCCGGCCACCATCGTCATGCCGGCGGCCACGCCCTCGGTGAAGGTGGAGCACACCAAGGCCCACGGGGCGACCGTCATCCTGGCCGGCGAGACCCTGGCCGAGGCCAATGCCGAGGCCGAGCGCGTGACCAGGGAGCGGAGCCTCACCTTCATCCACCCCTTTGACGACCCCGAGGTCATGGCCGGCCAGGGCACGGTGGCCCTGGAAATGCTCGACGTCTGTCCGGACCTGGAGGTCATCGTCTGCCCCATCGGCGGCGGCGGGCTCATCTCCGGCGTGGCCACGGCCGCCAAGGGCGTGCGGCCCGGCATCGAGGTCGTGGGCGTCCAGGCGGCCTGCTACCCGTCGATGCTGTGCGAACTGCGCGGCGAGCCCCTGCAGGGCGAGGGCAACACCATCGCCGAGGGCATCGCGGTCAAGTTCCCGGGCAAGCTCACGAGCGAAGTGGTTCGGGCCCGGGTGGACGCCGTGCTCCTGGTCGAGGAGCCCCAGCTCGAAGAGGCGGTGGCCCTCTATCTCTTCGTGGAGAAGACCGTGGCCGAGGGGGCCGGGGCCGCGGCCCTGGCCGCCCTGCTCGCCCGGCCGACCCGGTTCAAAAACCGCAAGGTGGGGCTTATCCTCTCCGGCGGCAACATCGACCCGCGCCTGCTCGCCCAGGTCATCACCCGCCAGCTCATCCGCGACGGCCGCATCGTGACCTTGCGCCTCACCCTCGGCGACCGGCCCGGCGGCCTGGCCCGGGTGACGGGCGTCCTTCGCGATCTTGGGGCCAACATCATGGAGATCCAGCACCACCGGACGCTCTTGGCCCTGCCGGCCAAGGAGGCCAGCATCGAGATCTCCTTCGAGGCCCGGGACCGCGAGCACGGCCAGTCCGTGGTCGACGCCCTGCGCGCCGCCGGCTTCACGCCGGTGGTGGTTTAG
- a CDS encoding carboxymuconolactone decarboxylase family protein: MNETLSQLTRDRKKAHKRLLDLRSPTYAAFLDMERAAYADGALPKMAKELIAVGISVVIDCRSCMQWHIEQAAAAGADLRQVLEAVEVGIEMGGGPATVSARFALDVMAEVFGEEALRQAGQVGAGTVSV; the protein is encoded by the coding sequence ATGAACGAGACCCTGTCCCAACTGACCCGTGACCGCAAAAAGGCCCACAAACGGCTCCTCGATCTCCGTTCCCCGACCTACGCCGCCTTTCTGGACATGGAGCGGGCCGCCTACGCCGACGGGGCCCTGCCCAAGATGGCCAAGGAACTCATCGCGGTCGGCATCTCGGTGGTCATCGACTGCCGGTCCTGCATGCAGTGGCACATCGAGCAGGCGGCCGCCGCCGGGGCGGACCTGCGCCAGGTCCTCGAAGCCGTGGAAGTGGGCATCGAAATGGGCGGCGGCCCGGCCACGGTCTCGGCCCGGTTCGCCCTGGACGTCATGGCCGAGGTCTTCGGCGAGGAGGCCCTGCGGCAGGCCGGGCAGGTGGGAGCCGGCACCGTGAGCGTCTAG